ATTATATGTATGTATAATCACTTATTTAGAAGTTAAAAATCTACATTCTCTAGTCATTTatttataacataaaaatatatatatatatatatagatataacaACACAAATTCTGACAATATTTATAATTTcattctaattaattaaattaatgtaACAACACATTCATATAGAGTACtttgtttttatttgataataaGTCATGTTCTCGATGGGaagtaaaaaaataaactaatataacTTTATTTTCTCTAAATTAAAACTACAGTATATCGTATATCATTTACTGAAACAAACGTATATTTGTAAAAATGTCTCACCGGCCAGGgaacaaattaaattaagttaATTTGGTTTTTAAAGAATGTGCACAAATATTACTCTCACATAATATTTACTAGTGTTTTCGTAAATACCATACTAAATTACAACTGGTTTTTCTacaatttatattattaaatttgTTTCAGTTCCAATAATATTAAGTATTTCTTTTTGTAAACATATATATTGTAATGCTAATAGGAAACATATCATCATAGTACTACATCACCATTGATAAACTAATAAAGTGTAcatcttattaaaaaaaaacaatcttGAAAGGATATACATCTTATTAAATTGGTATACtataaatatacatttatatatatgtgcTATATATGATATGACTTTTTGTAAGGGAAAAATAATTTATCGGGCAACTAAAAAAATGTACGTTTATTTACAATGTTACATGTTCAAATTTATATGTGACTTAACATTTAAGTTCCTAGTGGTGTTATCGTTTTCTTATCAGATCTTTTTATTAGTTCGATAATGAttagttgatatatatatatgtggtaaGAACTAACTATGAAAAGTTGAAGAAATTCAGAAGAAGAAATCGGTAGACACTACCCCccaaaaaaaaatcttttaatcAAAATATAACTAATTAAGAATATTGTTGTGACTAAAATTATCATTATATATAAGATATGATTAAAATGTGTAtgggtaaaaaaaaaattgtcattgtGAATACAATTTGATGTAATTAATAAatagattagatttttttttggttaaaattTGATTAGAATATTGCTGTGTGACACAACATAAAACTATCCAAAACagaaaaaacataataaaattaatCCTTgaaataggttttttttttttttttgagataatCTTGAAATAGATTTTAAGTATCCGTTtcataaaaaggaaaaaaaaatattccAATTATGATTCAtggaatattttttaaatatggtaaaccatatataatttgaatacataattatttaaagaatatatttataaataatgaatttaaaagttatatattatatacatgtgTTACATATcccaaaatatataatattagagATGACATATTATATATAGACTCTTTCTAGTAGAATTTTTTTTCCCAGGGAATATATGACTCGATCCCTTGGTGTTAGTCTCAAAACACACATTTAAATGCATTTTTAATTGTAACAATATATCATAGTTTAAAAGACCAACTATAAGCATTTTTCAGCGATATATTAAATGATTTACTATATATATGTACATGTGTCACacacgtacatatatatatatatgtatatatatatatgtacttaaaaaatagatatactgtatatatatgtgctaTATAtgatatgacttttttttttttaagggaaTTTGTTTTTACCAGGCAACTAATATTATATATGCACGTATACATTGTACATGTAGTCCAAATCAAGTTATATATATGACGAATAAAAAAGTTTTACATTTTAAGTTCCTATAGATGTTATCATCCTTTTAGTTTGATAATGATTAATGCTAAGAAAAATTGTTTGAAACTTTACGTATTAATTACTACGAACTAATTAACTACGTAGAAtaattggagaaattcatcaaaaGAAGAAAATAGGTACACACTACCAAATTTTTTTTCTTGAATCACTATATAATTTGACACTAATTAAGAAGATTGTTTTTGTGACTAAAACTATATCAGAACCATATTGTAAATAATATTTGATTTGACTAAtagattttttttgttgaaaTGTAATAATATTGAACTTTGTGAGAATTATCCCGTGTTTGACTAACACAAAATAAAAATACGTATTAAAATGAATTttagggtttatatatttttggaccctgtgttttttctcattatctgtttggactttgtgttttgacaaataattttttggaccctatattttgtaaaatagttaaaatagaactctaaactcaattttgataaagaaaaaatggaatataacaacacagcttttaagcataatgattttatttttgttctgaattgttagtttggtaaattatttgtgattttagttgagaaaacattgaccaaaatcggatttagggttctattttaaccattttacaaaacatagggtctaaaaagtGTCAAAATACAGAGTTCAAACAtataatgagaaaaaacacaatattcaaaaatgtataaacctatTTTTAAAAGAGTTTAAAGTATGtactttttataatatatatatatatatatataactacgaTTTAACactaaaaataaattatgataCAATGAAGAAACTAGCAGATTGGGGTCGCCATGACtccctaattttttttctatatctCTGTACTATATACtttcgaaaaaaaaaattataaatatatgtaaatgTATATTCGCCCACCCCCCACCCCCATAAAATTCAAGAAAaagattatacatatatatatatatattttgtatatataaatattttgaaGGTGTGTTAAAAAGCAAATCttcttatttattaatatatgatAAGGATGTTTGGGtcaatttagtaaaataatattatatttggtaATAATCAAGAGAAAAGAGAATGGTGTGTTAGTAATTACACcctataatatataacatataaccaATGATGCTATTTGTCCCAAAAAGAAATTATTAAATATTGGTGTTGGATCTACTTCTTTCATCAACAAAAAAAATGGAGTTTTTTTCAAGGGAGAAAACATGGTGTTGGATCTACTTTTAAATAAATTATGCCTTATTTACACGTGTGATTACTACATTTTTATACTTATCCgcaatacaaattaaaaaaaaaacatattatcaTATTTGTGACAAGTATTTATCAAATAATGGTATTATATCTAAAATATTCACATAATTCaattttattgtaaaatattattaCGATATTATGTTAGAAAAGTAATGTAGTAATGAATAGCTCGTCCAAAAAGTTATATAAATAcgaaattaataattataatcaAAGTTTATATAACAATAAATATATAGTTAATGTATAATGTTGTCGAGATTAATCACGTAGCTAAGAGGACTAGCTAGTGGCGGTTCAATAAATGTATACCCCCAATATTAGTATACTTTTTATAACACTAATGGCCCTAGCTCTTACCTAAAATTTTTAGTTGTTTGTATTTATATTTAGAATAATCGCTAGTATTTCTCAAATAACAAAATAATCTGCAACGATTACTAATAGCGTCTCAAATATTAGCATATATATATGGAGCTACTTAGGTAATAAGGACATTATTTTTTGCTAGGAGAGTTTTTTATTTTCGGTACTTTGAGACATTATAACCTAATTTTTCTTGCaatgtacattatagttataatagGCCTTATGGCCATTTTCAAAACTTTTTGTATAATTTATAGTGtcgaaatcaaagttcaaatagtCTGTTTTCTACTCGTATAAAAAAATCAAGCACAAGTGTAACTGACTGTTTAAATTCTTATTtagacactgtaaattattcagaattttcaagAAATTGGCGGGAAGTCTGATATAACTATAATGTATATcatcatacaaaaaaaattaagttataatttctCTAAATACCAAAAATAGAAAACATCTCCAAAGTAAGAGAAAAAATGACGCCCGTtcctaaaaaaaaattcatatgtattAAAAGTTATATTATGGTTAATAAAATTCATATGTATTAAAAGTTATATTATATATGGTTAATAAAGAATTAATTTTATACATGTTGCCCTATTTACGAAGACCGCTATTATTACACACAATAACTATTATTACTTCTAAAATAACGATACATGCAATAACTGTTAATATTATGTCAAATCACGCAACTGAAAATAGATCTTATATATTATTATTCATATCTTTAAATTTCATAAGAATTCTTGGCTACAGTATGCATTTTttgttattaaaaaaattgaatatcaaatcaatttttttttttaaaaaaaaaaggtgtgtatatatatgtgtgatatacTATATGAAACCCTAAGCCTAGCATATATACTAATACCACATCCGCCAGCCATATTCTAATTGATGCTTCAGATAACTCCTTAAGATCAATCAACTTCGAAATGAAAAACCAAAAGAAACGCTAGATCTGATAAAAGCTTCAAACATTATATTAGATATGATGAAGTATATCCATTGCAATGTtatcaaaaataaattaagtaATTGATGAAATCTCttgtatatttaaaaaaaaaaattacacattAGATGATGATGAAACTATATATCGATCTATTGCAATATCCACCAACCCCACTTTTCTTGAATAATCATATATAAAGGCCATGGAGATTAATTATGATCAGTGGGGTGAgatcaatataaaaatatatatattgatgcATCGTTAAACTCTTTATCAAGATCTATTATATATTGTTCGGAAATGAAAACCCAGAAACACTAGATCTTATAAAAATTGCAAACATTTGATGACGAATTATTTGTGTAGatctaataaaaaatatttatatatatatatgattctcATATATATCGATTCATTGTTACAAACCAGACACCAAGCCACTTTTCCTATAACTATAAACCTCCAATCTCTTCTGACAATAACTAATTAATAAGATTAAGAACAAAAAAACACAAACCAAACAATGGAGAAATGACACAACTGAACAATACAAAACAACATGAAATAACGACTACTCTAGATCTATGGTGAAATCATGATGAGGTAGAGGTTTCTGTGTGAGTGGCTGGTAACAATCTCCAGAGATGAATATCATCAATCAGAAAAAGCCATGGCCACATCCAACATTGTTGTTGAGCGCATGATGAGTCCCCTGAGGATTAGACTGCTGCGAAAGCAATTGGGAAGATGGTGGCAGAGACTGAGGTAGCATAGGCAATTGCATAGGAGGAAGTTGATTGACATGGTTGACAGTGCCAGGAGCAGGAGCACAAGTGTTTGGTTGCTGCATATGAGGCATAGGAGGCATATTGAAATGGTTGATGACAACACTGCTAGCAGCAGCAGGAGAAGACTTTGCCTGCATATGAGGCATAGCAGACATATTGATATGGTTGGTATTACCAGCGGGTGCACTATCCTGCTGCATAGGATGAGGCATAGGAGAGAAATTGATATGGttgacaccaccaccaccaccagaaGAATTATTAACCTGCATATGAGGAGGTAGATTGACATGGTTGACAGTACTACCACCACCAAAAGCTACCTGCATATGAGGCTGCAAATTGACATGATTATTGACAATACCACCAGAATTCATAGCCTGCATTTGAGGAATATGAGGCATATTGACATGGTTCACACTGCCAACACCAGAAGTTATAGCAGCTTGCAAATGAGGTATATCAGTACTAGTACCAGCAGAAGAAGAATTAGCCTCACCaacattattatcattattattattattattgttattgttcttATTATAATAACGATAGTTGTTATTAGGTTGCTGGAGCATTTTGACTACCCCTCCTTGGTTGGGAAAAGAAGCAGCCGAACTAGGGAGTCCTCTTTCTGATCCATTACCACCACCACCTACAGTAGTCACAGCACCATAAAAAGATGGTGTATTAACATTTATATTATTAAAGTTAGGTGGTAGAAGAGAGTTTGCATTAGCAGTAGTCTGAATCAAGATCTGATCAGCCTGTCGACTGGTAGCCTTTTTTAACGTCTCCATTGCTGACTTGAGATACTGCAAATGGGCCAAATCATTCAAAGCTTCAACTGGAGCCTCCCACCAGTACAAGGACACTCTAGCCTTACGAGCCTTCTTCAGCTCACTACTACGCTTCCTCT
The genomic region above belongs to Humulus lupulus chromosome 1, drHumLupu1.1, whole genome shotgun sequence and contains:
- the LOC133799814 gene encoding uncharacterized protein LOC133799814 produces the protein MSSERVSRGRQVVAMMKMANESNLQVTFSKRRSGLFKKASELCTLCGVDLAIVVFSPGRRVFSFGHSSVNLVIDRYLNPENYRMTSQVNSATLQLVEAHRNANVRELNQKLSHVMEQLDVERKRSSELKKARKARVSLYWWEAPVEALNDLAHLQYLKSAMETLKKATSRQADQILIQTTANANSLLPPNFNNINVNTPSFYGAVTTVGGGGNGSERGLPSSAASFPNQGGVVKMLQQPNNNYRYYNKNNNNNNNNNDNNVGEANSSSAGTSTDIPHLQAAITSGVGSVNHVNMPHIPQMQAMNSGGIVNNHVNLQPHMQVAFGGGSTVNHVNLPPHMQVNNSSGGGGGVNHINFSPMPHPMQQDSAPAGNTNHINMSAMPHMQAKSSPAAASSVVINHFNMPPMPHMQQPNTCAPAPGTVNHVNQLPPMQLPMLPQSLPPSSQLLSQQSNPQGTHHALNNNVGCGHGFF